The following coding sequences are from one Pigmentibacter sp. JX0631 window:
- a CDS encoding type II secretion system F family protein, translating into MNFIIIFFFLNLITLFYKDIFIPIRKIKIASINFSLNEYYTTIDFIDLLVLNLEAGQNLYKSFQNACYCITNDDLNKVTNEILLRYHLGTPFPTCLKEAYNKSLSPFFLETIETILISQQLGTPIQKALLELSRTLQSHAILTAEAFAAKAAVKMVFPLVLFIFPVIFVLLGSGSIQDLIISLHF; encoded by the coding sequence ATGAATTTTATAATTATATTTTTTTTCTTAAACTTAATAACTCTTTTTTATAAAGATATTTTTATTCCAATTAGAAAGATAAAAATAGCATCTATAAATTTTTCGCTTAATGAATATTACACAACTATAGATTTTATTGATCTGTTAGTTTTAAATTTAGAAGCTGGACAAAATTTATATAAATCCTTTCAAAATGCATGTTATTGTATTACAAATGATGATTTAAATAAAGTAACAAATGAAATACTTCTACGTTATCACTTAGGCACCCCTTTTCCTACTTGTTTAAAAGAAGCATACAATAAATCATTAAGTCCATTTTTTCTTGAGACAATTGAAACAATACTAATTTCTCAGCAACTCGGAACACCAATACAAAAAGCATTATTGGAATTAAGTCGGACATTGCAATCACATGCTATTTTAACCGCTGAAGCTTTTGCAGCCAAGGCTGCAGTTAAAATGGTTTTCCCTTTGGTTTTATTTATTTTTCCAGTTATATTTGTTCTTCTTGGTAGCGGTTCCATACAGGACTTGATTATTTCTTTGCATTTTTAA
- a CDS encoding CpaF family protein: MSWEIETFFNNKKAKTVDAHLTIGSSKECDIVISSHKNKFIQLILEEGFIYIVENKTKKVFFKNTFLNISKQMITINYLDNCKYLEPNENEISNFFIDKNFETIFNKIQNKFIDKEQFFHDNLHISEDNFYEVATNILGELFFQNEDIFFQENRIFFRKYLWCLKAQFFDYGVISSLLQQEDITEVMINNYKTIFIEKLGTLILTKLKFPSEKSLIHIIEKMCNYCGRKIDITSPFCDARLNNGDRIHAIIPPLAIDGACLTIRKFPKKSFSIDTLLRNSNFHEELKNYLRNDILLKKNILISGGTGSGKTTLLNCLTSLISENERIITIEDSAELKLVHPHVIRLETRKENIENKGSISIRDLLRNALRMRPDRIIIGECRGEEALDMLQAMNTGHLGSMTTIHSNSPHDALLRLETLVLFSGYELPMKGIREQISSAIDVIIQLVRKNTGERKIQSIYELVQLSKENDYILKKIYENDAFI, encoded by the coding sequence ATGAGTTGGGAAATAGAAACTTTTTTTAACAATAAAAAGGCAAAAACTGTTGATGCTCATCTAACAATTGGATCTTCTAAAGAATGTGATATTGTGATTAGTTCTCATAAAAATAAATTTATTCAATTAATTTTGGAAGAAGGTTTTATTTATATAGTTGAAAATAAAACAAAAAAAGTTTTTTTTAAAAATACTTTTTTAAATATTAGTAAACAAATGATTACTATTAATTATTTAGATAATTGCAAGTATTTAGAACCAAATGAAAATGAAATTTCTAATTTTTTTATAGATAAAAATTTTGAAACAATTTTTAATAAAATACAAAACAAGTTTATTGATAAAGAACAATTTTTTCACGATAATTTGCATATTTCCGAAGATAATTTTTATGAAGTAGCAACTAATATTTTAGGAGAGTTATTTTTTCAAAATGAAGACATATTTTTCCAAGAAAATAGGATTTTTTTCCGTAAATACCTTTGGTGCTTGAAAGCACAATTTTTTGATTATGGAGTAATTTCTTCACTCTTGCAGCAAGAAGATATCACAGAAGTGATGATAAATAATTATAAAACAATATTTATTGAAAAACTAGGAACTCTAATACTAACAAAATTAAAATTTCCTTCAGAAAAAAGCTTGATACATATAATTGAAAAAATGTGTAATTATTGTGGAAGAAAAATAGATATTACTTCTCCTTTTTGTGATGCCAGATTAAACAATGGTGATAGAATACATGCCATAATTCCCCCTTTAGCAATTGATGGAGCCTGTTTAACCATTAGAAAATTTCCTAAAAAATCATTTTCTATAGACACCCTTCTAAGAAATAGTAATTTTCATGAGGAATTAAAAAACTATCTTAGAAATGATATATTACTGAAAAAGAATATACTGATCTCTGGTGGTACTGGTAGCGGAAAAACTACTTTATTAAATTGCTTAACTTCTTTAATTTCAGAAAATGAAAGAATAATCACAATCGAAGATTCAGCAGAACTAAAACTCGTTCATCCCCATGTAATTAGATTAGAAACTAGAAAAGAAAATATTGAGAATAAAGGATCTATTAGTATCCGTGATTTGCTTAGAAATGCTTTAAGAATGCGCCCTGACAGAATTATTATTGGTGAATGTCGTGGTGAAGAAGCCCTGGATATGTTGCAAGCTATGAATACGGGACATTTAGGAAGTATGACAACCATTCACTCAAACTCTCCCCATGATGCATTGCTAAGACTTGAAACACTAGTTTTATTTTCTGGATATGAACTTCCTATGAAGGGTATTCGAGAACAAATTTCTTCTGCGATTGATGTAATTATTCAACTAGTTAGAAAAAATACTGGTGAAAGGAAAATTCAATCTATCTACGAATTGGTACAGTTAAGCAAAGAAAATGATTATATATTAAAAAAAATTTATGAAAATGATGCCTTTATATGA
- a CDS encoding FUSC family protein, with protein MSLINIIYSAVKFVFNFRVLEIRQAWRTSIVCIICLFINRHFLQGEFPAWAIVTAVVCLQSNFGATLKRVKQRVIGTILGCALALSLTLLFPDNVYLSIGILLVSILLAIYNSLYNTYSYTYTVFFFTLGLIAIFSTIFHNGREFAILRIEDVALGALVGTLGSLVLWPDFARKTFKNDLLKVVSEIENYFIIIRNWVGGEASEESVYAQKIVSATSNQEARNKISEIYYELGSKKYPLKEYESFILSQERIHYSLLNIYNTLQLNSYEKKINGLSSVSIQLETIQDFFRMSVARLPLSKRNIQLHDTGNEMKLLQKLEKQAEEGISHYRRKENSLDHKKFILLLEKLVNDIKLMNEEINKIYDYYHLH; from the coding sequence ATGTCTTTAATAAATATTATTTATAGTGCAGTAAAGTTTGTTTTTAATTTCAGAGTCCTTGAAATTAGACAAGCTTGGAGAACTTCGATTGTTTGTATAATTTGTTTATTTATAAATCGACATTTTCTCCAAGGCGAATTTCCTGCATGGGCTATTGTAACTGCTGTTGTTTGTCTACAAAGCAATTTTGGAGCTACCTTAAAGAGAGTGAAGCAAAGAGTTATAGGTACTATTTTGGGGTGTGCTCTTGCATTATCGTTAACTCTTTTATTCCCTGATAATGTTTATTTATCTATTGGGATACTTTTAGTTTCTATATTACTAGCTATATATAATTCTTTGTATAATACATATTCATACACATACACAGTATTTTTTTTCACTCTTGGATTAATAGCTATTTTTTCAACTATTTTCCACAATGGAAGAGAATTTGCTATTTTACGAATTGAAGATGTGGCACTAGGAGCTCTTGTTGGAACATTAGGCTCTCTTGTATTATGGCCTGATTTTGCAAGAAAAACATTCAAAAATGACTTGTTGAAAGTTGTCTCTGAAATTGAAAATTATTTTATTATAATTAGAAATTGGGTTGGGGGAGAAGCTTCCGAAGAAAGCGTTTATGCACAAAAAATTGTTTCTGCCACTTCAAACCAAGAGGCAAGAAATAAAATTTCTGAAATATATTATGAACTTGGTTCTAAAAAGTATCCCTTAAAAGAATATGAGTCTTTTATCTTATCTCAAGAAAGAATTCATTATTCACTCTTAAATATTTATAATACTTTACAATTAAACTCCTATGAGAAAAAGATAAATGGCCTATCCTCAGTTTCAATTCAATTAGAAACAATCCAAGATTTTTTTCGAATGTCAGTAGCAAGATTACCTCTCTCAAAGAGAAATATTCAATTGCATGATACTGGAAATGAAATGAAACTTTTGCAAAAGCTTGAAAAACAGGCTGAAGAGGGGATCTCTCATTATCGGAGGAAAGAAAATTCATTAGATCATAAAAAGTTTATACTTTTATTAGAAAAGTTAGTGAATGACATAAAGCTTATGAACGAAGAAATCAATAAAATTTATGATTATTATCATCTACATTAA
- a CDS encoding phosphoribosyltransferase family protein, producing MILDSDIHDIVRGFIETKVLQISTNPMFKLASGKESPVYLDHRKIFSHVTLRKKIVTKWGHFLKTEFPSVFESTNNIVFAGTATAGIAPAYALAEFFNCGFVYVRSKPKQHGLTSVIEGTLPTNAVVFVVDDMITTGGSVLQALEYVKMEPVKNIFVTSISTHQLKKASESFATHHVIAKSLFRTTDLFDVAYAKEFITGKEMKMIMEWLTQLDG from the coding sequence ATGATACTTGATTCTGATATTCATGATATAGTCAGAGGTTTTATCGAAACTAAAGTATTACAAATTAGTACAAATCCGATGTTTAAACTTGCAAGTGGAAAAGAATCTCCAGTTTATTTGGATCACCGTAAAATTTTTTCTCACGTTACATTAAGGAAAAAAATAGTAACTAAATGGGGTCATTTTTTGAAAACAGAATTTCCTTCTGTTTTTGAAAGTACAAACAATATTGTTTTTGCTGGTACTGCTACTGCAGGGATAGCCCCCGCATACGCTTTAGCTGAATTTTTTAATTGTGGTTTTGTTTATGTCAGAAGTAAACCTAAACAACACGGATTGACTTCCGTCATAGAGGGAACTTTACCAACAAATGCCGTTGTTTTTGTGGTAGATGACATGATTACAACAGGCGGTAGCGTGCTTCAAGCGTTAGAATATGTAAAGATGGAACCTGTAAAGAATATTTTTGTGACTAGCATTTCAACTCATCAGTTAAAAAAAGCAAGTGAGTCTTTTGCAACCCATCATGTCATTGCTAAAAGTCTTTTCAGAACTACTGATTTGTTTGATGTTGCTTACGCAAAAGAATTTATAACCGGAAAAGAAATGAAAATGATCATGGAGTGGTTAACACAATTGGATGGTTAA
- a CDS encoding ROK family protein, with the protein MHLIGFDIGGTKLEAMLIHIGKLNKDEDYLSSFEFQKSSGDIVPGYVLFKKRVATERHNGYAQVIDKLASLAKEVCAEKNLDLHSLAGIGLSIPGPVDPKTEVVTSSNTMILVGHNIHQDLRAKLKVSFPIVCENDANCFALAETLCGAGLDYFKKSGIPVNKQVSIGLILGSGFGGGIVVNGKAVTGRRGGAGEVGHMTLYAGGSPCYCGRAGCAEQYLCGPALEAALNNRIYSQIEKRPTAAEIFELYKAQDPIALAVVKRYKSDLALFLGSLTCMLDPHYFVLGGGLSLQDIIYEGLERKIGENTYLPEQPIPIYKHKIGDSAGAIGAALVVLEQNKLHF; encoded by the coding sequence ATGCATCTTATTGGGTTTGATATAGGTGGAACAAAACTTGAAGCTATGCTGATTCATATCGGAAAGTTAAATAAAGATGAAGATTACCTTTCTTCTTTTGAATTCCAAAAATCATCAGGTGACATTGTACCAGGTTATGTTTTATTTAAGAAAAGAGTGGCGACAGAAAGGCATAATGGTTACGCACAAGTAATTGATAAGCTAGCATCGCTTGCTAAAGAAGTTTGTGCCGAGAAAAATTTAGATTTGCATTCATTAGCTGGGATTGGGTTAAGTATCCCAGGACCAGTTGATCCCAAAACTGAAGTAGTGACATCAAGTAATACTATGATCTTAGTAGGTCATAATATACATCAAGATCTTCGGGCAAAATTAAAAGTCTCTTTTCCTATTGTTTGTGAAAACGACGCCAATTGTTTTGCTTTAGCAGAAACTCTCTGCGGAGCAGGTCTAGATTACTTTAAAAAATCAGGAATTCCTGTAAACAAGCAAGTAAGTATTGGTCTTATACTAGGTTCAGGTTTTGGTGGCGGCATTGTTGTAAATGGGAAAGCAGTTACTGGAAGAAGAGGCGGCGCTGGTGAAGTGGGGCACATGACTCTTTATGCTGGAGGATCTCCTTGTTACTGTGGCCGTGCTGGTTGTGCAGAACAATATTTATGCGGCCCAGCACTTGAAGCTGCATTAAATAATCGAATTTATTCACAAATAGAAAAACGCCCGACTGCGGCAGAAATTTTTGAATTATATAAAGCGCAAGATCCTATCGCTTTAGCTGTTGTTAAACGCTATAAATCTGACTTAGCTCTTTTTTTAGGTTCCTTAACTTGTATGCTTGATCCTCATTACTTTGTTTTAGGAGGTGGTCTGAGTCTGCAAGATATCATTTATGAAGGATTAGAAAGAAAAATTGGGGAAAACACTTATCTGCCTGAACAACCAATTCCTATATATAAACATAAAATAGGTGATTCAGCTGGAGCTATTGGTGCAGCACTAGTTGTATTGGAACAAAACAAACTTCATTTTTAA
- a CDS encoding type II secretion system F family protein, producing the protein MINKELPKFVLYLKSYLSSGIDLAQALQKISINHNWNPYIKNILFLINYYYNNGNSLVYSIDKTIHSNKIKTHESNLLLLLSTLKICSINKGNINFILENFRNRLIEKLSAKKKFQTYTSQIRFQALIISLSPFILSIIMFILSPNYILFFIDNKFGKILLFFMIIFYLVGIYLINKIIGIFK; encoded by the coding sequence ATGATAAATAAAGAATTGCCAAAATTCGTACTTTATTTAAAATCTTATTTATCTTCTGGGATTGATCTTGCCCAAGCTCTCCAAAAAATTTCAATAAATCACAATTGGAATCCATATATTAAAAATATATTATTCTTAATAAATTATTATTACAATAATGGAAATTCTTTAGTTTATTCTATAGATAAAACAATACATTCTAACAAAATTAAGACCCATGAAAGTAATTTATTACTATTACTCAGTACACTTAAAATATGTTCTATTAACAAAGGAAATATAAACTTTATTTTAGAAAACTTTAGAAATAGGCTAATTGAAAAATTATCTGCAAAAAAGAAATTTCAGACCTATACTTCTCAAATTCGTTTTCAAGCTTTAATTATTTCTCTATCACCATTTATTTTATCTATAATTATGTTTATTTTATCTCCAAATTATATTTTATTTTTTATTGATAATAAGTTTGGAAAAATTTTACTTTTTTTTATGATAATATTTTATCTGGTAGGAATTTATTTAATAAACAAAATTATAGGCATATTTAAATGA
- a CDS encoding pilus assembly protein N-terminal domain-containing protein — protein MKLVKYKKEYYLLFKNDLEKKIPLLEVKKRFLMKAGYLNHLFPPDNYGLIYKNHFIFHSLDMNFDIFVACFDKYYNLISTPFLVPKNRIFIVPLKTKYVCELSCKSISIIKNDNLNKKIILLKNKFLCSIIRCIKLFFLIIILANIVFISFSCLASEQLNLLLGKDKTLDLGQAPLSIQISDPDIIDVNRVGMTNSIKLIPKQNGFTTLILQYSDGNEQHWNINVGKAQNSSNYEAPNYEENFSNLDIIAKPLRKINGISYLIRNGKVIIVGSIKTIPDFRKLVKIVSSKSTLFYPAYEINPYLEEQIYKILEGYLKLMGEKNLQILNRAGFLVVSGVSTNPAAKNKVWSFLSALLPNLNDHISLKTGDSSIVQINLEFLEVGKLKNNQVGTAWPGMHQPIVGNFNLGGNLLTEGFSNSTLQVAPLSILLKALKERNFARNIAKPVILTRSGEKAFFLAGGEVPIVSNIMQNNQQSSSVSFKPFGILFHVTPILQNDGAIWVQLDLEVSDVSDALSYQNIPGFVTRKLKTNIILKDENYVVLSGLIQTKHSKSISKLPLIGDLPIIGELFKSRKFKDDESELWIAISATKEEQSYSKMNEIYMNKLKNNSKNSLSFSLLD, from the coding sequence ATGAAATTAGTAAAATATAAAAAAGAATATTATCTTCTTTTTAAAAATGATCTAGAGAAAAAAATTCCCTTGCTAGAAGTTAAAAAAAGATTTTTAATGAAGGCAGGATATTTAAATCACTTATTTCCACCTGATAATTATGGGTTAATCTATAAAAATCATTTTATTTTTCACTCCTTAGATATGAATTTTGATATTTTTGTGGCATGTTTTGATAAATACTATAATTTAATTAGCACTCCATTTTTAGTTCCAAAAAATAGAATTTTTATTGTTCCTTTAAAGACGAAATATGTTTGTGAATTATCTTGTAAATCAATATCAATTATTAAAAATGATAATTTGAATAAAAAAATTATTTTATTAAAAAATAAGTTTTTATGTAGCATTATAAGATGCATAAAATTATTTTTTTTAATTATAATTTTGGCAAATATTGTGTTTATAAGTTTTTCTTGTTTAGCAAGTGAGCAACTCAATCTTTTGTTAGGTAAAGATAAAACATTAGATTTAGGTCAAGCTCCTTTAAGTATCCAAATATCAGATCCTGATATCATAGATGTTAATAGAGTTGGAATGACAAATTCTATAAAATTAATTCCTAAGCAAAATGGTTTTACAACTCTAATTCTTCAATATTCTGATGGAAACGAACAGCATTGGAATATTAATGTTGGAAAAGCTCAAAATAGTTCAAATTATGAAGCTCCTAATTATGAAGAAAATTTTTCTAACTTAGATATTATAGCAAAACCTTTAAGAAAAATTAATGGAATTAGTTACCTAATTAGAAATGGAAAAGTTATTATTGTTGGAAGTATAAAAACGATACCTGATTTTCGTAAATTAGTAAAAATAGTGAGTTCAAAATCTACACTTTTTTATCCTGCGTATGAAATTAATCCGTATTTAGAAGAACAGATTTATAAAATTTTAGAAGGTTATTTAAAGTTAATGGGAGAAAAAAATTTACAAATATTAAACAGAGCGGGGTTTTTGGTTGTTTCTGGAGTGTCTACGAATCCAGCGGCTAAAAATAAAGTTTGGAGTTTTTTAAGCGCATTATTACCAAATTTAAATGATCACATCAGTCTAAAGACAGGAGATAGTTCTATTGTACAAATTAACCTTGAGTTTCTTGAAGTCGGAAAATTAAAAAATAATCAAGTGGGAACGGCATGGCCTGGAATGCATCAACCAATTGTAGGAAATTTTAATTTAGGTGGAAATCTTTTAACAGAAGGTTTTTCTAATTCAACTCTTCAAGTAGCACCCTTATCTATTTTATTAAAAGCATTGAAAGAGAGAAATTTTGCCAGAAATATTGCTAAGCCTGTTATTCTCACTCGTTCAGGTGAAAAAGCATTTTTTTTAGCAGGAGGTGAAGTACCAATTGTTTCAAATATAATGCAAAACAATCAGCAAAGTAGTTCAGTAAGTTTTAAACCTTTTGGAATATTATTTCATGTAACACCAATTCTACAGAATGATGGAGCAATTTGGGTTCAATTGGATTTAGAAGTAAGCGATGTTTCAGATGCCTTATCTTATCAAAATATTCCAGGATTTGTAACTAGAAAATTAAAGACTAATATTATTCTAAAAGATGAAAATTATGTTGTATTAAGCGGTCTTATTCAAACAAAGCACTCAAAAAGTATCTCAAAGCTCCCTTTGATAGGAGATTTACCAATAATAGGGGAGCTTTTTAAAAGTAGGAAATTTAAAGATGATGAATCAGAACTTTGGATTGCAATTTCTGCTACAAAAGAAGAACAGAGCTATTCTAAAATGAATGAAATTTATATGAATAAATTGAAAAATAATTCAAAAAATTCTTTGTCTTTTAGCTTGCTGGATTAA
- a CDS encoding MarR family transcriptional regulator, with protein MENLDFVSSEKTASIPKFKTDNLSIDVILEFYFIDTINLWRNKLDDLAKEYELSRLERRILVYIGRNPGIRQADLALIMDVEPQSLTRSLENMEQKKWLQKQDDNKDKRAKCLHLTEQGESKLLDAFKISERIRPKVLKDIADDEKMLLTRVLKQLRKNLESMI; from the coding sequence ATGGAAAATCTTGATTTTGTTTCGTCTGAGAAGACAGCGTCTATTCCAAAGTTTAAAACAGATAATTTGAGCATTGATGTTATTTTAGAATTTTACTTTATCGATACAATTAATCTTTGGCGAAATAAATTAGATGATCTTGCAAAGGAGTATGAACTTAGTAGATTAGAAAGACGAATACTTGTTTATATTGGTAGAAATCCAGGAATTCGACAAGCGGATTTAGCTTTAATCATGGATGTGGAACCTCAAAGCTTAACCCGTTCACTCGAAAATATGGAACAAAAAAAATGGTTGCAAAAACAAGACGACAATAAAGACAAGAGAGCAAAATGCTTGCATCTAACAGAACAAGGAGAAAGCAAACTACTAGATGCATTCAAAATAAGCGAACGTATAAGACCAAAAGTGCTTAAAGATATAGCTGATGATGAAAAAATGTTACTTACTCGTGTATTAAAACAATTAAGAAAAAATTTAGAAAGTATGATCTGA
- a CDS encoding amidohydrolase family protein, with product MWNPLTKLSGLISGQGGFVNAHAHFDRAYSVTLNDFNSTQGNINSQLQEKWQLVDRFKKTATEDIYFQHISTALQLQHEQGIRNCLSFIDCDSVAGERALKAAIKAKEYAGKELKMRFLIACQTLKGVVEPEARKWFEKSLEFVDIIGGLPGADAGLEEQHLNILLQAAKETNKRVHVHVDQLNSATEKETELLARKVIEYGLEGKVTAVHGISIAAHSKNYRMELYKLCKDADLSFVACPTAWIDSRRNEIFSPTHNSITPIDEMIPAGLTVALGSDNICDIYKPFADGNLLTELRVLLEATHFYEMDELVKIATLNGLKVMGLA from the coding sequence ATGTGGAATCCACTTACAAAACTGTCAGGGTTAATCTCTGGTCAGGGTGGGTTCGTCAATGCTCATGCGCATTTTGATCGAGCTTATTCTGTAACTTTAAATGATTTCAATTCAACCCAGGGAAATATCAACAGTCAATTACAAGAAAAGTGGCAATTAGTAGATAGGTTTAAAAAAACAGCTACAGAAGATATCTATTTTCAGCACATATCAACCGCTTTGCAATTACAACATGAACAAGGGATAAGAAATTGTCTTTCCTTCATTGATTGTGATTCTGTTGCTGGCGAAAGAGCTTTAAAAGCAGCAATTAAGGCAAAGGAATATGCTGGCAAAGAACTCAAAATGCGTTTTTTAATCGCTTGTCAAACATTAAAAGGAGTTGTTGAGCCAGAGGCTCGCAAATGGTTTGAAAAATCTCTGGAGTTCGTTGATATTATTGGCGGTTTACCTGGAGCTGATGCTGGCCTAGAAGAGCAGCACTTAAACATTCTTTTGCAAGCCGCTAAAGAAACAAACAAACGGGTTCATGTTCATGTGGATCAATTAAATTCTGCAACAGAAAAAGAGACTGAATTATTGGCTCGCAAAGTAATTGAGTACGGTTTAGAAGGCAAAGTAACTGCAGTGCATGGAATATCAATTGCAGCTCATTCCAAAAATTATCGAATGGAATTATACAAGCTTTGTAAAGATGCTGATCTAAGTTTTGTAGCTTGTCCAACTGCATGGATTGATAGCAGACGCAATGAAATATTTTCACCAACACATAATTCAATTACACCAATTGATGAGATGATTCCTGCTGGTTTAACTGTTGCATTGGGATCAGATAATATTTGTGATATATATAAACCTTTTGCAGATGGAAATCTTTTAACAGAATTAAGAGTTTTGTTAGAAGCAACACATTTTTATGAAATGGATGAACTGGTTAAAATTGCTACTTTAAACGGTTTGAAAGTAATGGGATTAGCTTAA
- a CDS encoding argininosuccinate synthase has product MTEYVKVASYEGRKGEIRKVVLLYSGGLDTSVMLKWIQEYYQAEVIALTIDIGQQADNLEEIKQKALRLGAKKAYVIDAKKEFAYHYLSKGIKANARYQGDYHLATPLGRPLLAKIAVDIAREENCDCIAHGCTGKGNDQVRIEGTILTLAPEMKIIAPVREWGMGRDEELEYARKHDIPVKQTKDSPYSYDDNMWGVSAEGGEIENPALIPNLPAILQVCNIVEKTPNEAEVLKIGFLRGIPVQINGKDLDLPSIIFELNKLGAAHGVGVTHHLEDRVVGLKVRGVYEAPAAHVIIRAHETLEKFVCTRQENEFKTLVDQKWGYLCYGALWHEPLMDDLNAFIEKINEKVTGLVTVKLFKGRADVIAVETPNSIFDEKLATFMKSNAFNQNASAGFTEIYTMQMRLSQEKERYALVSVGGDENKEKFTPLINELNKQGFLLFATKGTHSYLAKHGIKSVLVHKANEESHKPNLIDLLKQNRFDLVVNVPNPSKLPSEEIDGKNIRNWSVKNGVQLITDFEVLKVTVEKMAKTPKSGVSKSIESSKKPALL; this is encoded by the coding sequence ATGACAGAATATGTAAAAGTAGCCTCTTATGAAGGTCGCAAGGGAGAAATTCGTAAGGTTGTTTTATTGTACTCTGGTGGCTTAGACACATCTGTTATGTTGAAATGGATTCAAGAGTATTATCAAGCTGAAGTGATTGCCTTGACTATTGATATAGGGCAACAAGCTGATAATCTTGAAGAAATAAAACAAAAAGCCCTTCGCTTAGGTGCAAAAAAAGCATATGTTATCGATGCAAAAAAGGAATTTGCATACCATTATTTATCAAAGGGAATCAAAGCAAATGCTCGTTACCAAGGGGACTATCATCTTGCGACTCCATTAGGTAGACCTTTATTGGCTAAAATTGCAGTTGATATTGCAAGAGAAGAAAATTGTGACTGTATTGCACACGGTTGTACTGGAAAAGGGAACGATCAAGTAAGAATTGAAGGAACTATATTAACATTGGCTCCAGAAATGAAAATTATTGCCCCTGTACGTGAATGGGGTATGGGTAGAGATGAAGAGTTAGAATATGCAAGAAAGCATGACATTCCAGTAAAACAAACTAAAGATTCTCCTTATAGTTATGATGATAATATGTGGGGAGTTTCAGCAGAAGGTGGAGAAATAGAAAATCCAGCTTTAATTCCTAATCTCCCAGCCATACTGCAAGTATGTAATATTGTAGAAAAAACACCAAATGAAGCGGAAGTCCTAAAAATTGGATTTTTAAGAGGAATTCCTGTGCAAATTAATGGTAAAGATCTTGATCTTCCTTCAATTATTTTTGAATTAAATAAATTAGGAGCTGCGCATGGTGTTGGCGTTACTCATCATTTAGAAGACAGGGTTGTAGGTCTTAAAGTAAGAGGAGTTTATGAAGCTCCAGCTGCGCATGTTATTATTCGTGCGCATGAAACACTCGAGAAGTTTGTTTGCACTCGTCAAGAAAATGAATTTAAAACATTAGTTGATCAAAAATGGGGATATTTATGCTATGGGGCATTGTGGCATGAGCCTTTAATGGATGATTTAAATGCATTTATTGAAAAAATAAATGAAAAAGTAACAGGTTTAGTTACTGTGAAATTATTTAAAGGAAGAGCGGATGTTATTGCAGTTGAAACTCCAAATAGTATTTTTGATGAAAAACTAGCAACATTCATGAAGAGTAATGCCTTTAATCAAAATGCTTCAGCAGGGTTTACTGAAATTTACACCATGCAAATGCGACTTTCACAAGAAAAAGAGAGATATGCTTTGGTATCTGTGGGTGGCGATGAAAATAAAGAAAAATTTACTCCTTTAATAAATGAATTAAATAAACAAGGTTTTTTACTTTTTGCCACAAAAGGAACTCATTCATATTTGGCTAAACATGGAATTAAAAGTGTCCTTGTACATAAAGCAAATGAAGAAAGTCATAAGCCAAATTTAATTGATTTATTAAAACAAAATAGATTTGATTTAGTTGTTAATGTTCCAAACCCTTCCAAACTTCCAAGTGAAGAAATAGATGGAAAAAATATTCGAAATTGGAGTGTTAAAAATGGAGTTCAGCTCATAACAGATTTTGAAGTACTTAAAGTTACAGTTGAGAAAATGGCGAAGACTCCAAAGTCTGGTGTATCTAAATCAATAGAATCATCCAAAAAACCTGCATTACTTTAA